Genomic DNA from Salvia miltiorrhiza cultivar Shanhuang (shh) chromosome 1, IMPLAD_Smil_shh, whole genome shotgun sequence:
atgatagttttagttttgatttttatgctttttacttaaatttaactgctcaaatttaaataacacattttattaataattaaaatttcattaaaataaaaaacctaaaaattacattaaaaaaaattaaaacataattaaaattacataaattaaaatcctagtctagataagtccacgacgcttgagcatCTCTTGGACCATGTGCTCGTGGGTCATCCTTTGTGCATCGCTCATATGCGTCGTATCCAGACTGAGGagttgcatatcgagctccctcttcttgagctcgttctttttggcatactcggcggtgatttttttcaagttgtgGTCGGACCGCTCCAATGCCTCTTTGTACTCCGATGATTGCTCGGAGCTTGCCGCCTTCCCCTTCGCTTTCGCCGCCCTCGCCGCCGCCTTGTTCCCAATCGGCCGGGCagacgagatctcctcgcccgacgccgccTTCCTCTGTAGTCTTTGTactcttggaggaatgcacgtctccctcgaggtacatcgacttgaacttgtgaTTGTGCCGGAGAATTTTTCACGTGTTCCAGTAGTTGAAGGAGGCGTTAGTTGCGCTCTGACTTTTGAAAAGAGTTTGGGCCTTGTCCCGAAGCATATCAtcagaatggccggaaggccactGGCTGCTCGTCTCCATCCAAATACTCTCCCACAGCCACACCTCTTGGGCCACTCGGGTCCAGTGCCCTTGAATCTGGCGGTGCTTGAGGTTGGCGCCGATGATGGGTTTGACACGGGCGACAATCCTCTTCCAGTAATCGTACCccttttgatttgtcccacggatggcgtcgtttgtCTCCTCCATCCAAATTTTTTACGATGATGTCCGTCTCCTCAGgggtgtaggtatgacggaCAGTCTTTCCTCCGTCATCCtccgcctcctcctcctccgccatcGGCGCCTGCCTGTCGTGCCGGATCTTGTGGGCGACTTCTTTCCTCCGGCTGcctttcttcggtttggcggCACTATGGGCTGCCGAAGGCATCTCCTCGCCGGATGGAGGAGCATCCCCTAAGTTACATCCCGACAAATTGGGATGATAGTCGTCGAATAGATCGGGACACCAATTTAGGTCATAGTAAgctgggttgtgtggatccatggaaGGTGTAGAGAGATGATGAAAAAAGaagtgaggaagatgaagaaaatgGTGGAAGAAAGAAAGtgagggaagaagaagaaaaagagaagaaaaagaagaggaaaaaaaaaatcggtcaacAAAACACGAAAAACGAGGCAGTCAAATTTCGaattttccattttttcttaaaaatggcgcgtgtaaaacacgcgccaaTCACCAACGGTCGAAAGGGCTACACGATataacgtgtagccctcgtgtaagagTGGGCTGCATCGattacacgatagcagccttacacgagtaggccgctatcgtgtaaccgatgcggatgctcttataagtTAGTTTGTTTTAGaacaataatcataatattataCAATATAACTATGCAACTCAcaataattatgaaaataatatcataCATTAGCCACATTAATCGATTATTACATAAAACTACATAATAGTATAAGAATCTATAAGATATAAGTGAAATtgaaattacaaattaaaaaatttaatgaacTAACTATATAATGTTACATGTACCTTGGCCACATTATtcgattatttcataaaagtatgctacattattaaaaattaagatATTGGTGAAATATATTTACGAATTAGAGAATTGATGactataattttgaaaaatgtcaCATATTTATCATATTGTACAATTAGTGAATTTTAGCATCCAACGCCGAACACCTGGTACCCGACAAGGTTCAGCCCACGCCCGACACCCAACACCTAGCACCCGCGTGCATGCAAATCATTGTATAAGTGTGTGTGAGTTGGCTTAACGGTAGGTGGTTAATAATACTCAGGGCTTGAGGTTCTGGGTTCGATCCACCGTGtgtgatctttaaatttttatttatttaattgtgtaatttatcaaaaaataaaattaaaaattattatataagaTTAAGAGttatatatcaatttttatttcttcttttttttcatataattttatactttcTCAAATGGTGCTATTTTATAAAAACACATGCAAAACACATCTCGAATTAAAAGTCGCgatgaaatatttaatttaatatttgatatataaaaaatggattcaaaatgaacaaattatgactgtttaaaattttaaaattaattatatatatatatatatatatatatgagatataTAAAATTTACACACATACATACGTAATGTATGTTTATAATTATACACAATCTACATCCTAAAAAGATATGCACGATttacattataaatataaacggCGAATTAGTTATGGAAAAAAAATCTGTtgttattaagaaaaaaatatggaatttaaaacttgaattttgaattgtaattaaatatattaatctcttgcTTAATTATCGCACAAGGATAATTGTGTAAAATGTTATTTCATTTAAAGATTATTATTGGAgcttaaatacacaaattttgtaTCCATTTTGATTTTCCCACAAACTTTGAaagttgtcaaaaaatacacaaattttgattcattttgatttttcaaCTAACTATTAGACTTGTCaaaaaatatacaaactttaacttcttttttttcataaaatatattgttatagaaaactaataatttaaataatcttTTTATAAGTAATAATATATATCGTTTCAATTGAGATTAggtattgaattttttttgaatcatATGATCATACAATGAATATTTCAAAATACTAATTGAATTATACAAGTGGAGCCATAGCATGTTGGCAACATAAATTTAGTGTAGCAAGCGTGTagttaaacaaataaaaaatcataaatctCCATCAATCAATGAACAATTTTAcacacataaaaataaataaaaaaataaataagttagatATCATTCTCCGTCCACTTGCCGTACTTATTGATCATCTTCTCATCAAAATCCTTATTTTTCATTTCCACCGCCGTCGCCGCATTGGCCACCGACTCCTCCTGTACCCTCGCGATCTTCTGCCGCCTCTTCCTCGCCGTGGCCTCCCTCTCTGCCTCCAGCCCCTCGTACTCCCTCACCCAGCAGCTCTGCACCACGCAGCTCACCACCAAAACCCCCAATTGCATCACAAACATCGCCATCAGAACCCCGCACTCCAGCCTCACCAGCACCTTCGCCTCTCGCGGATCCCTCGCCGATCTCAGCATCTCGAGGCTCGACTTCTCCTTCGTGAATAGGACCAGGATCCCCAGCAGTTGCCCGGCCGACGAGGCGAGGAGGAGCGAGACGTGCGTGATGAAGCAGAAGCGAGCGAGGTGGGAGTAGAATCCGACGAACGACGACAGCAGCGAGACGCCGGAGATCATCAGGAACGCCCAGCCGAGGGAGGTCGGCGGCATTCTGAGGGCGATCGTCGGCGCTAGGGAGGCGGCGGAGAGGATGAAGAGGATGAAATTGAAGAATGAGAGGAGGAGAGTGAGGAATGAGCAGGAGCTTCTGCGCCTCGATGATGCCATTGCGACGACGTCGAATCGGTAATGTTTTCTAAGAGAAGTCTCAATCTCTGTGTGTTGTTTTGAGAGTTTGTTTCGTGTGATTTTGGAAGAAGATGGAAGAGGGGATTTTGAATTTATATAGTGAAGAATTTAGGCCGTTTGAAATAGGATTGATTTCGCAATTGCAACGGCTACATGTTTAAGCAAGCGCCAAGCGGTGCTTTTAAGAATGTTGCCTTCGGCTTCTTTTTTGGGTTTAAATTGTGTGGGCTCGTTCGTGGGCCTAGTGGCCCACCAAAATGTttgatcttttatttatttttatattcatgtatttatggatagaaaataaaaatcatgttaaatttcagaaaatgtgaaaagtttgtgtatttacatgctaATAACCCTTTATATATACATCATACGTGTGATATTTATAATTACGAGAGTGATATTAAattaccctaaaaaaaaaagaatgatattaaattatattttgaattaatcAATATtctgttagaaccgggtacacgatcgagatattacaaaataaatattttgagatattacaactcaaaataattgaaaatattacaaagaaaataattttagaaattacaactcaaataattttgtacaagtgaaatatactgtataaataaattatacgtatagactaagtcgagtcgagataaatctcttcccgcaagaagattatcgccccggtagtgctcttcggtttggcgtatcttccccaaaggtaaaacgacttcgtctcggcggatgtagcaccacaatccggcgagctccgtcgaactgaataaggatcgaaaactgagctagaggtggaatgcagaatgcagactattttgtgagttgtgagttgtgagttttcagagtgaattctaaagctcaccacacacccatatttataggtgttaaaccgagtgtgaacggatcggcagtcaactccggcggctgcggtaggtggccgcaatcgttgaacgcagaagttgaaacagtcaattccggcggctgcggtaggtggccgcaatcgttgaacgcagaagttgaaactgattttccctcttcaacatccaaactttgacatacaatatctcactcaccggaaatcggttttgagacttcaagtatatcacgttgatctactcgagatgtagattaacatccaattattattttaattaaataataaatatttaattaaataataattttcagatttggcataaaaccatatttccaacaatcccccacatgagtgagaaatcagtatgcgtATGTATGCAGACATTTAGCTCAGTCTTCTTAAGAAACAACATTGcttttggaaaggtagcttgtggctttgaacctaccATAGTCAatgttatcgagtataccggcggcctagtggattgtgttccttgaactagtcctcctcggtgtatacttagtcaacaatattgacacaatattgcttcaatccttattcgttctcacgtttgtgtccattacaggccttggaacacctctttggattcataagtgtttcaatcgaagcggccccacttcacacttacataggtgactcttaactcaagtatcctgctatacttgtcctcttcgaggagttctagagtcattaaaagtcaaagacttaacctcaccacgtgcaggtttccgaacactcactgttctacaaggaataggcaattcgagtgttcaacacacggattttcataacttagttgtcccattgaaccaagttcttgggatcctccagtcatcatggttgggttgccactatgattatccttaatttgtggacttcaaacccattccccctaacagtttatacatttgatctcgatggatactttttgtcaaaggatccgctatgttatcaattgatcttatataatcaattgagataactccactagtgatcaaatgtctcacggtattatgacgtcgacgaatatgtctcgacttaccgttatacaaatggttttgtgctcgtccgatagcagcttgactatcacaatgaattatcacggacgacacaggttttgaccaacatggaatatcctcgaggaaatttctaagccactcggcttcttcaccagctttatccaaagctatgaattctgattccatggtcgatcttgcaatacatgtttgcttcttggatttccaagacacagcaccaccccccacagtgaatacataaccgctcgttgaaaacgagtctttggcatcagatatccaatttgcatcacagtacccttcaagtacagagggttccctagtataatgaatcgcatagttttgagtatatttcaaatatctcaaaaccctttcaagagctttccaatgttcattactagggttagctgtaaagctgcccaacttgttgaccgagcatgctatatcgggacgagtgcaatttgttagatacaacaagctcccaataatcttcgcatattctatcgcgtcaacaggttctcccttgtgtacactcaaatgcacattaggttcccatggtgtcttagctattggcttgtcaaaagcgttgaatttctttaacactttctcaacgtagtgagattgtgttatagcaataccatcaggtcttcttagaattttaattccaaggataacatcagctaagcccatatctttcatactaaaatttttacttagcatgcctttggtttcttgaatcactcgggaattacttcccatgatgagcatgtcatctacataaagacaaacaataacatatccgttattagaattcttaatgtagatacatttatcgcactcattgattctgaatccatttgacaacattacactgtcaaattttaaatgccattgaagcggtgcttgcttcaacccatataaagacctttgaagtttgcatactttgtgctcttgcccaggtactacaaacccttcaggttgcttcatatatatttcatcttccaactcgccatataagaacgcagttttcacatccatttggtgaatctcgagattgtgcaaggcagcaatagcgagaagcatccgaatagatgttagtctggtcacaggtgaataggtatcgaagaaatcgtacccttctttctgcctgaaaccttgaacgacaagtcgggctttgtacttatctatagtaccatcagatttgtacttcttctttaggatccatttgcatcctaaagctttacttccaggtggtagatccactaacacccaagtatgattctgcataatggaatcaatctcaatatcgatggcttctttccagagagctgcatctgagccagacatagcttctttaatcgtcaccggttcgccatctagcatcaagacaacataatccggtccatagacattagcttttctaactcgttccccacgtctcggttctacatccataggtttagaccttggtcttttcctattaggtggtacatgattagaacccgtggcatcatctacttgagtagaattactagctatttccataggtttagaacctgtagcatcaccatcaactccatcattagagttcgatgtacctttatccttgttaggatagatattttcaaagaatatagcattccttgattctatcgttgtcccaacatgtatatcaggtatctccgatctgtgcactataaaacgataggcactgctattaagtgcatgaccaatgaagatacaatccaccgttttaggtcctattgtaacttgctttggtaaaggcacttctaccttggctaaacacccccacactttgaggtatttatacgaaggtttccttcctttccatagttcatagggagttacatctttccctttgagtggaatcttgttcaagatatagttggccgttaagacagcttccccccacatgttctggggtaatcctgaactaatcaacaatgcattcatcatctccttaagagttcgattcttgcgttcagcaacgccgttagattgtggtgaataaggagccgtcgtttgatgtattataccactttcgttgcataattcagcaaacggagctacgtattctccacctctatcacttcgaaccatcttaattcgacatccaagttgattctcggcttcatttttgaagtttctaaaagcttcaatagcctcatctttacttttcaataagtaaaggtaacaatactttgtgcaatcgtctataaaggtgataaagtacttcttgccacctctagtttgcacgaactttaaatcacaaacatcggtgtgaataagttccaaaggttgagtgctcctttttaccgatttaaacggtaacttagccatcttggcttcaacacaaacttcacatttttcttgtgagttgtattcatcaacttttagtaaattcatttttactaatctctttatagcatttagattaacatgtccaagtctacaatgccataaatcagaacactcaatcaagtaagcagaagaagttgatgcatctttattgattttagccttggcaggcttacaagctcttacaccaagtttgaaaagtccttcggaggcatagcctttccctaggaactttccccacttgcgtattacaacatagtcagatttgaaaaacaattcaaaatccttattcgtaagcctaaagcccgaaattaaattctttcggacagttggaacgtgtaatacgtctttcaatgtgatctccacgcccgacgtgagttgaagaatcacatctcccatgccaaggacttgggatgtccgttcgctagcctccattatcgttttgttttccacttctttgtagttgtggaacaactcacgatttatgcatatatggacggtagcgccggtatccacgaaccaagcgttcgggttgtctacatgattcacctcggagatcatggcagcaaagtcatcgtggttccaatcgtcgaagtccttctcgacgttgttcacgttgctctttgccttcttccgctttggcttgcggcaatccttagccatgtgaccttgtttgtcacaattataacatacaccatcaaactttgatggttgatgtccgccttgcttccctttacccttattattagggttagggcgaccacgtttgttgtagggaccgcctttctcggcgagattggcctttgcctccatcggagcttttcccttttgatcacgacttctcacgtgatcctccatttgaagcttggataacaatatcggcacggacatctccgagcgctcatgcttcaaaaggttttgaaatttcctccaactaggaggtaatttctctatgatgattgcaacgagcaatgcatccgccaagggcatcccttcggcttgaacctcatgtgaaagattttggaactcttccacttggtccatcaatggtcgggagtcaaccattttatattccaaccatttggcaacgacatacttggtagtattcgccttgtccacttgatactttagatcaagggcctcccacaattgtttcgcggtttcatgaaccttgaaaacacgatagagccgttcgtccagagacatgagaacggtgttacggcacaagtagtcgccgcggcaccagttcaaatatccggcacgaatttcttggcttgtctccccttccccttcactcggggttggaggtttatcctccattaagaatccggcaaaccccacggttgtgaggtagaatagcatcttctcttgccaatatttgaagttcttgcctgagaacgttgatggtttctcggcaagaccaatagttctagatgttgacgatgaagcccccgttgatgcaaacgaggaaaatattgacgacgtggttgaaccgatggttgcagaggtggtggagccatccatattgacgtcggtgtgagccatttctcgaacgtgtatcaacggcagagaaattaatcttcttgcgattgttagaaccgggtacacgatcgagatattacaaaataaatattttgagatattacaactcaaaataattgaaaatattacaaagaaaataattttagaaattacaactcaaataattttgtacaagtgaaatatactgtataaataaattatacgtatagactaagtcgagtcgagataaatctcttcccgcaagaagattatcgccccggtagtgctcttcggtttggcgtatcttccccaaaggtaaaacgacttcgtctcggcggatgtagcaccacaatccggcgagctccggcgaactgaataaggatcgaaaactgagctagaggtggaatgcagaatgcagactattttgtgagttgtgagttgtgagttttcagagtgaattctaaagctcaccacacacccatatttataggtgttaaaccgagtgtgaacggatcggcagtcaactccggcggctgcggtaggtggccgcaatcgttgaacgcagaagttgaaacagtcaattccggcggctgcggtaggtggccgcaatcgttgaacgcagaagttgaaactgattttccctcttcaacatccaaactttgacatacaatatctcactcaccggaaatcggttttgagacttcaagtatatcacgttgatctactcgagatgtagattaacatccaattattattttaattaaataataaatatttaattaaataataattttcagatttggcataaaaccatatttccaacatatTCGAGGCGTCGAGCAATGCACAGGTGCAGCTTTGTGATGTGGCAGATTTAAATTGTATCGTGTAATAACTAATCAATGTTATATGTTGTGTGGTTTTAACTTAAGATTAATGTCCATATCGCTAATTATGaaggaaaaaatgaaattaaggTGCTTTGTGATCCAATGCGCATAAATTCTCGAGAGAGTAAGACAATGCTAAAATATGTGCAGATATATAGTGGAGGAGATAGTGACATTATTCGCGAATCGATCGAATAAATTACTCCCTCTTCCCACAAAGTATGacccaattttatttttggattgtTCCATGAAATTTGACTTGTTTTTAAAAATGGtaaaaaatttacattttattcacctttttactttttcacctaccacacttaacacataaaatatcaatttcttaattttcatgccgaaaagaactggATCATGCTTCATGGAACGGGGAGAgtatcataaaaaaaatgaatagaaTTACAATATTTGGAAGATGAAACTAAAGGACTGAGAGAATGCATACATGCACTAGGGataatgaaattttattttattcaaacgACGATTTGTAAATTTGTGTTTAATGACAATGATGGTATAAAGCAAGCATATAATTTTGACAATTACGAAATCGTTATAACAAAAggaattattaaaaataatttgcaAAGTGTGTAATAAGCAATGACAACGAATTTAAATTTATCGTAAAATTTGTGatactaataatttaaaatgtaaaattattacttttCTTCGTTCCATTCTAATAAACCCACTTCTTTTGAACAAGGAAATTAACAAAACTTACTTTTTATGAGAAAAATAATTTGTATGGAACGTCCTAACAAGAAACGTGCAGTGAGACGGATGGAGCATTAGCTTTTTACTTCTTTTACATTAGCAACCACTAACGCGTTGGTGTGCATAACGTGGCATTTCAAGTGAGAAGGCGTCAGTGATTTTCAATTAGTGATCCAAAGTCATGAATCATTCACTTTACAAACTATGTTATTTCACATGATTAagtaaatttttattgttaagtTGATAAGAGATTGGTATATTGAAGTTACATGTAATTAATTATGCTGGAAAATTATCATATTTCCTTTGTTgaattcttaattttcgtgaCAAGTGTTCATGACTGAAAACCTATAGTttccttttttgttttcttttcttttttcatttttcggTCTTATATAAGCTTTtgacattttaaaaaaaatagtaaaaatactcagtctGTGATTTTATCGTTCAGATTTTAAATGGATCATGATTGTTACCCGTTGCCAAATTCAAATATATGGATGGATGTTCTTtctaaaaattcataatttgGTCGGGAGCCGCGCTCCTGCGTGGCTGGTGCACTGCGGCCatactaattaagtatttgatTATTAGGGTTGTATTGAAGTTTAGTTAAATCAgaatgataaaataataatctcGATTAAATagatagaatataaattacaaataaaccttcaatttaattttttatgataaaattcTACTAATGACATGAAGTTTGATAACTATTatgtgtgtcataaaaattagtgatatTTGATGATGTAGCTAGTCACTAATAGTTATACTTTCAAAcaccactaatttttatgacacgaaTATTAGCTATCAAACTTCATATCactaataattataataattttttttttgtagatgacacaaaaacacaTACTAAAAAAGAGAATAATTTTACATTTGTA
This window encodes:
- the LOC130987560 gene encoding uncharacterized protein LOC130987560, producing MASSRRRSSCSFLTLLLSFFNFILFILSAASLAPTIALRMPPTSLGWAFLMISGVSLLSSFVGFYSHLARFCFITHVSLLLASSAGQLLGILVLFTKEKSSLEMLRSARDPREAKVLVRLECGVLMAMFVMQLGVLVVSCVVQSCWVREYEGLEAEREATARKRRQKIARVQEESVANAATAVEMKNKDFDEKMINKYGKWTENDI